Proteins encoded together in one Dehalococcoidia bacterium window:
- a CDS encoding SDR family oxidoreductase — protein sequence MSTNDTGLQDKWALILGASSGFGGATAIELARHGMHIFGVHLDMRSTLPNAEKIVKTIEGMGRRAVFFNTNAASPEKRKVVVGKMQAALAEAGTPDGVRVVLHSLAFGTLRPYIGASAEESITQAQVEMTADVMANSLVYWVQDMVFSGMLGRGGRIYAMTSAGSERVITDYGAISAAKCALESHIRQLACELMKRGITANAIRAGVTDTPALRKIPSHAQLIEYGSKRNPGGRMTTPEDVAKALALLAQPGSQWISGNIINVDGGEQIVGG from the coding sequence ATGTCCACGAACGATACAGGACTACAGGACAAGTGGGCGCTCATCCTGGGCGCATCCAGCGGCTTTGGTGGAGCGACGGCCATTGAGCTGGCGCGCCACGGCATGCACATCTTCGGCGTGCACCTGGACATGCGCAGCACCCTGCCCAACGCGGAGAAGATCGTCAAGACCATTGAAGGGATGGGCCGGCGCGCCGTGTTCTTCAACACGAACGCGGCCAGCCCGGAGAAGCGCAAGGTGGTAGTCGGCAAGATGCAGGCCGCGCTTGCGGAGGCGGGGACGCCGGACGGCGTACGCGTCGTGCTCCACTCGCTGGCCTTCGGCACGCTCAGGCCGTACATCGGCGCGTCCGCGGAGGAGTCCATCACGCAGGCGCAGGTGGAGATGACCGCGGACGTGATGGCCAACAGTCTGGTCTATTGGGTCCAGGACATGGTGTTCAGCGGCATGCTGGGTCGCGGCGGGCGCATCTACGCCATGACCAGCGCCGGATCGGAGCGGGTCATCACCGACTACGGCGCTATATCGGCGGCCAAGTGCGCGCTGGAGTCGCATATTCGCCAGCTCGCTTGCGAGCTGATGAAGCGGGGCATCACCGCCAACGCCATTCGGGCGGGGGTCACGGACACGCCCGCCCTGCGGAAGATACCGTCCCACGCGCAGCTCATTGAGTACGGAAGCAAGCGCAATCCGGGCGGACGCATGACCACGCCCGAGGACGTGGCGAAGGCCCTCGCCCTGCTGGCCCAACCGGGCAGCCAGTGGATCAGCGGCAACATCATCAACGTGGACGGCGGCGAGCAGATTGTCGGGGGTTAG
- a CDS encoding diguanylate cyclase — translation MIRSWFSSIRVRLLLLLALLFVCALVIMVYSALERRERAARDAEDDVALLARVTAVQHEQTLESARNLLVTLAQLSEVRDGDAVQCSALFARLLKGFPSYTNFSRADMSARNSCSAVPANPPVNVADRDYFQRAIQTRDFVVGQYQVGRASGKPTIPMGYPVLDDTGVVRGVVITGIDLTWLTQLASKASLPPGASLTLLDANGTVVVRYPDDGRFVGASVSDRPVFKIILEKRGEGSAQSVGLDGTPRLYGFTRLRGTPPGGELYLAIGVTSASIYGPIDAELVRNLVLVVVGSLAGLAAMWWSMERLVIHPVQRLVRATARVAGGDLSARAGGPYKTGEIGALAHAFDKMVRMLQAREEETRQAERRLHQSEERFRSLAENAQDIIYRYRLMPTRGFEYVSPVVTPITGYTPQEYYADPDLYLNVVHTEDRHLLGSSSRSFGQPLVLRWRRKDGTLVWIEERNIPVYDAGGGLVAVEGIARDVTDRMQQQHSLIHEAFHDKLTDLPNRAMFLERLGRTMQQAREKQGRAYAVLFMDLDRFKPVNDTLGHEKGDKLLVAVARRLEGCLRAGDIVARLGGDEFTILLPSIADVTMAKMVATRILESVAAPFDLDGQVVRATFSIGIAMCETQQYEQPQDVLRDADTAMYAAKARGRARYEVFEPSMSPHASS, via the coding sequence ATGATAAGGTCGTGGTTTTCCAGTATCCGTGTCCGGCTGCTGTTGCTGCTGGCCCTCCTTTTCGTCTGCGCACTGGTGATCATGGTCTATTCCGCTCTGGAGCGCCGCGAGCGCGCCGCCAGGGACGCGGAAGATGACGTGGCGCTCCTCGCCCGCGTCACGGCGGTCCAGCACGAGCAGACGCTGGAGAGCGCCCGTAATCTTCTTGTCACCCTCGCTCAGCTTTCGGAGGTGCGGGACGGGGACGCAGTCCAGTGCAGTGCGCTGTTCGCGCGTCTCCTGAAGGGATTCCCATCCTACACGAACTTCTCTCGAGCGGACATGTCCGCTCGTAACTCTTGCAGCGCTGTCCCTGCAAATCCGCCGGTGAACGTAGCGGACCGGGACTATTTCCAGCGGGCGATTCAGACGCGCGACTTCGTCGTGGGCCAATACCAGGTTGGCCGTGCGAGCGGCAAGCCCACAATCCCCATGGGGTATCCCGTGCTGGATGACACGGGCGTTGTGCGGGGTGTGGTGATAACAGGCATAGACCTCACGTGGCTCACTCAACTGGCGTCCAAAGCCAGTCTTCCGCCGGGTGCGTCTCTCACTCTTCTGGACGCGAATGGAACGGTGGTCGTGCGCTACCCGGATGATGGAAGGTTCGTCGGTGCAAGCGTCAGCGATAGGCCCGTGTTCAAGATAATCCTCGAAAAAAGGGGTGAAGGCAGCGCCCAGTCTGTTGGGCTGGATGGCACTCCACGTCTCTATGGCTTTACTCGGCTGCGCGGCACGCCGCCGGGGGGCGAGCTGTACTTGGCGATCGGCGTCACCTCGGCGTCCATCTACGGGCCGATAGACGCGGAGTTGGTGCGGAATCTCGTGCTGGTCGTTGTGGGCTCTCTTGCCGGGCTGGCGGCCATGTGGTGGTCAATGGAGCGGCTGGTCATCCATCCCGTTCAGCGACTCGTCCGCGCCACGGCGCGAGTCGCCGGCGGCGACCTCTCCGCGCGCGCGGGCGGGCCATACAAGACGGGAGAAATAGGCGCTCTTGCCCACGCCTTCGATAAGATGGTACGCATGCTCCAGGCGCGCGAGGAGGAGACGCGACAGGCGGAAAGAAGGCTGCACCAGAGCGAGGAGCGTTTTCGAAGCCTTGCGGAGAATGCGCAGGACATCATCTACCGGTACCGTTTGATGCCGACGCGTGGCTTTGAGTACGTCAGCCCCGTCGTCACCCCGATTACCGGCTATACGCCACAGGAATACTACGCCGACCCTGATCTGTACCTCAATGTCGTGCACACGGAGGACCGCCATCTCCTGGGGTCGTCGTCGAGGAGCTTTGGCCAGCCTCTCGTCCTGCGGTGGCGCCGCAAGGACGGAACACTGGTCTGGATCGAGGAGCGGAACATTCCGGTGTATGACGCCGGCGGGGGCCTCGTCGCGGTGGAGGGCATAGCGCGGGACGTCACAGACCGCATGCAGCAGCAGCATAGCCTTATCCACGAAGCCTTCCACGACAAGCTGACGGACCTGCCGAACCGGGCGATGTTCCTTGAGCGGCTGGGTCGGACGATGCAGCAGGCCAGGGAAAAGCAGGGCAGGGCGTATGCCGTCCTGTTCATGGACCTGGACAGGTTCAAGCCCGTCAACGACACGCTTGGCCACGAGAAAGGCGACAAGCTTCTCGTCGCGGTGGCGCGGCGTCTGGAGGGCTGCCTGCGCGCGGGCGATATCGTCGCGCGTCTCGGCGGCGATGAGTTCACGATATTGCTGCCGAGCATAGCGGACGTGACGATGGCCAAGATGGTGGCGACGCGTATCCTGGAATCGGTCGCCGCGCCGTTCGACCTGGACGGTCAAGTCGTGCGCGCCACATTCAGTATTGGCATCGCCATGTGCGAAACGCAGCAGTATGAGCAGCCGCAGGATGTTCTGCGGGACGCGGACACGGCCATGTACGCGGCCAAGGCGAGAGGCCGCGCCCGATACGAGGTCTTTGAGCCGTCCATGAGCCCGCATGCATCCAGCTAG